TCATTTCTATACATTCGATAGTTTATACATACGATGATAAATAAATACACCTTTTGTATCCTGGAGTATAACTTCAACTAATTCCTTCTCTACTAAATATTCAATCATAGAAGATAAATCAAGAGCATACTCCTTGATTTCCGGATGGGTTTTTAACTCTCCAAACGACCAAGGCTCCCTTCTTTCTCCCATTAGATTCAGCAGATGCTTGGCGCTTGTTGAGGCACGGATACTAATCGCATGCTCAACAGCCAGAGTCATAAGCTGAACTCTCTTTTCGGTCGTTTCTTTACTCATTATCAGCTCTTCGTAGAATTTATAAATTTCAGGCTCGATTTTCTTCACTTGATTCCATACTGTAACTTCTGGGTGAAATCCTTTTTCGATAATGGCGAGTCGTGCCAAATAATGAAGAGAATGAACCATTCGGCTGAATGCATCCAAATGCTGACCCGCTTCAAATAAATCTTTGGATTCTGTATAGCTGCGGATCAGTTTGGCAAACTCAATCGCCTTCTTTAAATCACGGGTAGGCGTAGGAAACGATCTCAATTCTTCCTTAAGATCGCTTACGTATTCATTTCGCTCAAAAACGATAGAGCCATTGATGACCCATTCGACTGCTCTTCGATAAGAACTCGTCTCAATCCAATGCTGCAGTTTCTCTTCAGAGACGACATGCATGGCCGCCGACTTGTTTTCAAATTCATAATGCTTCACAAACCACGGATCGTCTGCCTGCTTAACAATAATGAATAAAATGACGTCAAAATTGTCTGTAACAGGGCTTATCGGTTTCGTTTTCTCTATTAACAGAATCCCCAGCGTATCCGCCTGACTGGCCCGTTCCTGGTAAATGGGCCTTAGTAGATCTTCCATTGTCGTTCCCCCATCGTGTTATTCGCTTCACTACTGTAATTCGATATAGCCAGCCAAAATCCTTTTTTGAAATATATTTTTCAAACAAAAGATGCTATACTACGTGTGTAAGCTTCGTAGGAGGGAATACGATTGGAACTACAGTATAAAAGTAAGATTAACAAAATTCGTTCCTTTGCATTCTGGCTGATTTTTCTTGGAATCGGTGTCATGTACATCGGTCTTCTATTTAAAGAAACCCCTTGGGCTATGGCCTTATTCATGATTCTTGGAATGGGCTTTGTCGGGTTAAGTACCGTCGTTTATTTCTGGATTGGAATGTTATCAACGAAAACCATTCAGATTATCTGCCCCACTTGTGAGAAACCGACCAAAATGCTCGGCCGTGTGGATGCTTGTATGCACTGCAAACAGCCTTTAACGATGGACAAGAAGCTTGAAGGCGAAGAGTTTGACGAAAAATATAATACAAAACGCTATCAGAAACAAGAAGCAAAACAAAGAACTTAAAAAGGCCCTGGCTGAATATAATCAGCAGGCCTTTTTTTATGTAAAGACTAAATGTCAGCGTTGATTCATGAAATAGGAGAGCCTGCTCGCTTTTAAGCGGCCTCATATAAAATAAAAAAACAGAAAGCTTTATGCTTTCTGTTTAATGAGCAGCTTTTGTCTTACATTCTGAACATGTCCCGTACACTTCCATGCGATGATGACTAACTGTAAATCCAGTCACCTGTTCAGCTAATGATTCCACTTCATTTAAGCTTGGATAGTGAAAATCTACAATCTTGCCGCATGATTCACAAATCGCATGATAATGATCAGAAGTATTGCAATCGAAACGGCTGGATGAATCACCATAAGTGAGTTCTCTGACTAGACCAATTTCTTTAAATACGCGCAGGTTGTTGTACACCGTTGCTACGCTCATATTAGGAAACTTACTTTCCAGCGCCTTATAAATATCATCAGCTGTCGGGTGAGTCATAGCATTTAGTAGGTATTCAAGCACCGCATGACGTTGTGGTGTAATTCGAACCCCAGAATCTTTTAACGTATCAATGGCTTCTTGAAGTCGATGATCTGACACCGCCATGCACCTCGCTTTCCTATAAACTAATCGTTGATTTAGAGTATTATTAAATTAGAATCCTTATAATTAGTTTAACCTCTTATTAAAGAAATTGTCAATCAAAGTCTCAAGCGGCTTATACATCCGGGTGCAGCGGCCACTCCTGTCCACCGAGCTGCTGGTTGACATACCGCGCCGCTACAAAGAGCAGGTCAGAAAGACGGTTTAAATAAGAAACGACTAGAGGGTTAACTTCATCCTCAAGAGCTACCGCACAGCGTTCGGCTCTTCTAACAATGGTTCTTGCCATATGAAAGCCGGCAGAAGCTTCATGCCCTGATGGCAGGATAAAATTTTTCAACGGAGTCAAGTGCTCATCCCATTGGTCGATAAAGTTTTCTAATTCATCGATATGTTCTTTCTTAAGCTGCCAGGTCACATCTTTTCCTTTCGGAGTAGCCAATTCCGCTCCCACATGAAATAAGATCGTCTGGATTTTTTGCATTGCTGATAGAAAAGCCTCTTTTCCTTCCCAGTCTTCTTTCAACAAATGACTTAAAGCTACTCCAATAGAAGAATTTGCCTCATCACATGTACCATACGCTTCTACCCGTTTATCATTCTTAGGGACTCTCGCTCCATAGATTAATGATGTTTCGCCTTTATCTCCAGATCTAGTGTAGATTCGCATCTTACTAATACCCCCTTTTTGGATCAATAACGTTTTCCATAGCTTCATTAGATAAATATGCAGTCAAGTTTCTTTCAAAAACTTCAAACGCCCTTGGCAAATATTGCGGAGAAATCCCTGACAGGTGAGGCGTAACGGTGACGTTTTCTTCCTCCCAGAACGGGTGATCTTCAGGAAGCGGCTCTTCTTCAAAGACATCGAGTACCGCGTGGGCAATGAATCCTTCCCTGACAGCTTCAAGCACAGCTTTTGACTTCACGAGGTCTCCTCTCCCCATATTTAAAAATACAGCATGCTCAGCCATCATCTTAAAATGCTGTTTCTGCAGCATATAGCTCGTTTCAGGTGTACTAGGCAGCACAGCCACACAATAGTCAGCGTGCGACAGGGCGCGATCAAATTCTTCTACTGTATAAACCTCATCAAAATGCGGCTGATCACTTCCCGACCTGGACACCCCAATGGTTTTCATTTGAAAGGCCTTCGCCAGCCTCGCTGTTTCCTGGGCAATGGCTCCTGTTCCTAAACACACTAACGTCTGGTGATTGAGCTCGGTCATCGGCACGCGCCGATCCCACTTATGATCCCGCTCCCGCTGCCAGAGAGTTTTTGCATTTCGTGAAACCTGAAGCAGCATAGAAATGGCGTATTCCGCCATCGGCTTAGCGTGGATGCCTCTTACATTGGTTACAAGGATGTTTTGTTCTTCGATCTTTTTAAAAGGCATCCGGTCCATTCCAGCTGAGAGGACCATGATCCAGCGGAGGTTTTCTGCTTTTTCGATGCGTTCATTAGTTAAATCTTCCCCATATGTAAGAAACACATCAGCTTTAGGCAGGTGCTGTTCTGCTTCTTCAATTCCATGACAGAAAGCAAATTCAACGTCTCCAAATTTCTCCAGAAAACTCTGTTTAATTTCTTCCGGCACTCGCTTGATAGCGGAAAGTATATACATGATGTTCCCCCCTTTATTTCCTTTCCTTTATTATGGGCGGAACCTTCTCGAAATGGCAAGAGAGAATCCCTGATTTCCAATCCCCAAAAAAAATAAACTAAAAACCGCGGCAAAGTTCCCTTTACCACGGTTTTTCATTTAGGATAAGTTTTCACGAATGTATTCCAAGGCTGCTTCCACGTGGCCTTTTACTTTGACTTTACGATATTCTTCGGCGAGATTTCCTTCTTTATCAATAATGAAAGTGGAACGCTCAATGCCGTAATATTCCTTGCCAAAGTTCTTCTTCAGCTTCCATACGCCAAATTCTTCAGCCACCTTATGGTCCTCATCGGCCAGCAGCAGAAATGGAAGATCGTGTTTATCAATGAATTTTTCATGGCTTTCCACCGGATCCGGGCTGACCCCAAGAATGACAGCATCTACATCTTCAAAGCTTTCATGATGATCACGGAAATCACACGCTTCTGTTGTGCATCCCGGTGTCATATCTTTTGGATAAAAATAAAGGACTACGTTCTTCCCTTGATAATCGGAAAGCTTTACGGTTTCTCCATTGTTAGCTTTAAGTTCAAAACCTGGTGCTTTCTGTCCTACTTCAACTGTCATGCTAAAATCCCTCCTAGAAAAGTATCTATGACTAGACTACCTTATCTAAAAGGAAACTTCCAATGTCAGCTATTTAGAGCTCTGCCACACCTTCGCGACTAAAGCGGCAGGAATCGTGTAGCCAATCACCGCTTCACAAAGTGCAATCCAGCGTCCCACCCCTATTGGCATCATATCTCCATAGCCGACAGTAAAGAGTGTCACCCCGCTGAAATAAATCCCTTTCTCCACTTCATTTACCCAGGAATATGAGTAGTGATAAAGCGATCTGGCAAACACTTCGACTCCCTGCATCGAAAGCGTCGCATAAATAAGTCCAAAACCTATCGTCACAATTGTATAGAGAAGGACGAGCGTCATAAAGATTTGATATGAAAACATGTGATGGTCTATTTCTAAAGAAGTAAACAACTGTCTAATACTGCCTATTATTAAAACTAAGCTGAGAAAAGTTACCGTTAAACTTAACATATTTAAGCACGCCCTTTTCAAAAAGTAGACAGGCTTATTCCTTTTTTATGCGGAAACATCGTTATTTATGCTTGTCCTCAATCAGCGTACCTGGTACCGAAAACTTTTTTTCTTTTTTCTCTCTGTACCTGGTACCGAAAAAGAGATTGAAGGTACCTGGTACTGAAAAACCTCAAAATGCTACAATAGGAAATGAATGCAATTTTGGGAGGAATTTGAGTTGAATTTTACGCAATCAGAATTATTATATGATGAAGCACAAAAACATATCGTAGGTGGAGTGAACTCTCCTTCACGGGCATACAAAGGAGTCGGCGGTGGAACGCCTGTTTATATGGAGCGTGGCGAAGGAGCTTACTTTTATGACGTCGACGGCCAGAAATACATCGATTACTTAGGAGCTTACGGTCCGATTATTACCGGCCATGCCCATCCGCATATTACAGAAGCCATTACTAAGGCGGCACAAAACGGGGTTCTTTACGGAACTCCGACAGTTCTTGAAAACCGTTTTGCCAAAATGTTAAAAGACGCCATTCCTTCACTCGATAAAGTGAGGTTTGTCAATTCAGGCACCGAAGCTGTGATGACCACAATCCGAGTGGCACGAGCGTATACAGGAAGAAATAAAATTATAAAGTTTGCCGGCTGCTACCACGGCCACTCTGATTTAGTACTCGTTGCGGCAGGATCCGGACCTTCTACATTAGGCACACCTGACTCGGCGGGCGTTCCTGCTTCCATCGCTCAGGACGTTATTACTGTCCCTTTTAACGATATTGAACCTTTTAAAGAAGCACTGCGCCGCTATGGTGATGAAATTGCCGGTATATTAGTGGAACCAATTGTTGGTAACTTCGGGATTGTTGAACCGAAAGAGCATTTCTTACAACAAGTAAACGACTTGGCTCACGAAGCCGGTGCCTTAGTCATTTATGATGAAGTCATCACTGCTTTCCGTTTCACTTATGGAAGTGCACAGCAGCTGCTCGGCATCGAACCCGACATGACAGCGATGGGCAAAATCATCGGTGGCGGCCTTCCGATCGGTGCTTATGGCGGCAGAACAGACATCATGGAACAGGTGGCACCGCTTGGTCCCGCTTATCAAGCCGGAACGATGGCCGGAAACCCAGCTTCTATGTCTGCAGGTATTGCGTGCCTTGAAGTCCTTAGAGAAGAGGGCGTATACGAAAAAATGGACCGGTTAGGCGCCATGTTAGAAAAAGGAATTTTAAAATCTGCAGAAAAACATAAGATCACTGTCACAGTTAACCGCCTAAAAGGGGCGTTAACCGTGTACTTTACCGAAGAGAAGGTTGAAAACTATGAGCAGGCCGAGAATACAAATGGTGAACAATTCGCCCGCTTCTTTAAGCTCATGCTGAACCAGGGCATCAACCTGGCTCCTTCTAAATATGAAGCGTGGTTCCTTACCACTGCCCATAAGGAAGAAGATATTAAACAGACATTAGAAGCAGTAGACCAATCCTTCAAGCAAATGAGTGAAGAAGGGTAATTCACTATGTCCTCAGCTTAACCGCTAAGCTGAGGACTTTTAAGAAGTAATCGGGGTAAAAGGTTAACCTATAGCCTGATATGATTTTATATAATAGAAAAGAACTTTTGTCAAAAAGGATGATATGCCATGAAACTTGGAGCCCGGATGATGAAAACGGGATTAGCGGCAGCCGTCGCTCTTTACATAGCGAGCCTGTTCGGATTTTTCAGCCCGTTACTTGCAGCTATTGCCGCTGTCTTTTCAATTCAGCCTTCCATTTATCGATCCTACCAATCGATCGTTGAGCAGATTCAAGGGAACATTATTGGAGCCGTCATCGCGGTTATTGCCGTTTTCACTTTAGGGAATGACCCGTTTATCGTCGCATTTGCCATCATTATCGTTATCGGTGTTACGATGAACCTGAAAATGAACGAAAACACTATCTCCCTGGCAGCGGTCGCCGTTATTGCCCTGATGGACTCGACAGACCAGACTTTTATTTACTTTGCAGCTTCCCGTTTGAGCTCACTGCTTTTAGGGATACTTGCTGCCTTTATTGTTAATTTAGTATTTCTGCCGCCGCGTTATGAAACGAGGTTGTTTTCAAAAGTAGACAGTGCCACAAATGATATCCTGCAGTGGTTAAGAGTAACGACGCGTCAGCTATCTGATGAGCCTGCATTAAAATATGAAATTACACGGATTCAGGATAATATCCGTTGGCTGGACCATACGTACCTGCTTTATTCAGAGGAGCGGACTTATTTTAAAGGAGCACGCTTTTCAAAAGGCCGGAAGCTCGTACTTTTCCGCCAGCTGATTACTACAACAAAGAAATCGTTCGATGTGCTAAAAGCTTTTCACCGGCTTGAGCATAAGATCGAACAAATCCCCCTTGACTTTCAGGATACGTTAGTTAAAGAGCTTGATAAACTGATCAACGCTCACGAAAAGCTTCTTCTCAGCCTAAAAGGCCGAATTAAACAAACGCACAGACAGTCGTTACGGCAGATTGAAGAGCCTGACATTACGCTCGTTGTTGACCAGCTGATGAAAGTGTATGAAGAAAGCAACAGCACAGATAAGCTGATTTTTCTTCCACTGGCTTCCCAGCTTATGGAATATTACGAACAGCTCGAGAAATTAAAGCGGCTGTTAAAAAGCTATCAAAAGTACCATCCCGGCACTTACATTCAAACAGCAGAGAAATAAAATGGAGTCATCCAGACTCTTTCTGGCAGCTTTTTCGGACAGATATGATCAATGGCTCTTCTTTTTACTTTATAGGTAAATCAAAAAAACACTTTGTTCAATAACGTAAAAAAAGAGGCCATCTTTTGGCCTCTTTTTTACGTTCCCATATATTCCGTTGGTGTATCATCCAACTGCTGTACTTGATAAAGGTCATAATAATGTCCTTTTTGCTGAATGAGTTCCTCGTGTGTCCCCACTTCCACGATTTCCCCATTTTCAATATGAACGATGCGGCTGGCATGAGTGATCGTCGCCAAACGGTGAGCAACGATGAACGTCGTACGATCAGACGCCAATCGTTCTAAAGCATTTTGAATTAAGCTTTCACTTTCGAGATCTAAAGCAGAAGTCGCTTCATCTAAGATTAACAGCGGCGGATTTTTCAGAAAGACGCGGGCAATCGCGATTCTTTGCTTCTGTCCTCCAGAAAGCTTCACTCCACGCTCACCGACAAGGGTGTCATATCCATTAGGAAGCTCCATAATAAAATCGTGGGCGTTTGCCGCTTTGGCTGCTTCGATAACTTCTTCATCGCTGGCTTCAGGATTCCCCATTCGAATGTTCATTTCAATCGAATCACTAAATAAAATATTATCCTGCAGCACCATGCCGATTTGATCTCTGAGCGTCCGGGCCTGAACGTCTTTAATGTCCTGGCCGTCGATCGAGATCTGGCCGCTTGTGACATCATAAAACCTTGGAATCAAGCTGACCAGGGTGGATTTCCCTCCACCGCTCATCCCGACAAACGCGATAGTTTCTCCTTTTTCCACTTCCAAATTAACGTGTTTAAGAACTTCAGGGTCACCGTCTTCATATCGAAAGGAAACGTCCTTAAAGGAAACGTGGCCGTGCACTTGTTTTAGAGGGGGGGCCCCCTTTTTATCAACAATGTCATAATCTTCATCCATAAATTCAAAGACACGGTCCATGGATGCAATCGACTGTGTTAACACCGTAGCGGAGTTCACCAAACGGCGCAGCGGGCTGTACACACGGTCCATGTATCCGGTGAAAGCCACCATCGTACCGATTGTCATTGCCCCGCCGATTACTTGATATCCGGCAAAAAGTACGACAAGCAGTGGTGCTAAATCCGTTATGGTATTAGTGACAGAGTACGTATAAGCGTTCCAGTTTGTATGCTTTAAGGCTTTATCGAGAAAATTAGAGTTTCTCGTGTCAAACTGCTCTTGCTCATAATCCTCTAGAGCGAAGCTCCTCGTAACCGGTACCCCCTGAACTCGTTCATGCAAGTGGCCCTGTACTTCTGCTAAAGCTTGAGAACGATCTCTCGTCAAGCTTCTCAAACGGGCATAGAAATACTTAACCGCAAAACCGTATAATGGGAATAGAGCGATAGAAACAAGCGTAAGCCACGGATCCATCGTCAGCATAATAATTACTGCGATCACGATCGTAAACATATCGAGCCAAATGTTCATAAGTCCAGTGATAACAAACGTTTTTGTCTGTTCCACATCATGAATGACTCTTGAAATGATTTCTCCTGTTTTCGTCCTTGAATAAAATCCTAGACTCAGCCTTTGAATATGATCAAACAGCTTCCCTCGGACGTCATAAAGAATTTTACTTCCGATCCATTGGGCTAAATATTGGCGCACATATTCAATCGGCGGCCGGAGTATCAGGAATAGGAAAAACGCACCTCCCATTAAAAGAAGCAGCTGATTGATTTTTTCAGAATCAGCCATCCCTTCCGCCCCAATAATATCGTCAATTACGTATTTTATGATTAAAGGCATTAATAAAGGAATAGAAAATTTCACAAGACCTATAATTATGGTAATAATAATTTTGCCTTTGTAAGGTTTAACAAACTTGAGATACCTTTTTATACTGTCCAAATACTCCACCTCTCTCCTATAAAAAGAAGTATGCGCACTATGAGCAGTGCGCATTTACACATTACCTATACGTTAAATATCGTTCGTACCATTGATCAATGAACTCTGGCGAAAAAGGGCCCTTTCTCTGCCTTACCCAGCGTACGAGCGTTTCTACGTTGTTATACAAAATACGATCAAGCACATGGGGATAGTTCATTTGGCGTTTATGCAGCTGATACTCGTCTTCGTCTAAGAGCTTGTACGTCATATCCGGAAAAACTTTTACATCTAGATCATAATCGATGTATTTTATGATTTTGTCTTCATAAATAAATGGGGAGCTGATATTGCAATAATAATAAACCCCATCGGTCCTCAGCATTCCTATGACGTTAAACCAATGCTTTGAATGAAAATAACAGATGGCCGGCTCTCTGGTGACCCAGGATCGTCCATCGCTTTCATGAACTCTTGTCCTGTCATTTGCACCGATAATTACATTCTTTGTACCTTTTAAAACGGTAGTGCTTTCCCAAACACGATGCAATTTCCCATTATGCTTATAGCTCTGAATTTCAGTTCGAATTCCAGATTCTGGGCCGGGCATATTCCATCTCCCCTTCCCTGTTCATAACTGCTTCTTCATCTTTATCCATTATAACGGCTAACTCTCCCGAATGAAAATAAAGAGTATCTATATATGTAAGAAGCCGTCCAAATCTGGACGGCTTCCGGGAGTTTGATTCAGGCTAAAAAACTGCCTGTACAGATAAATCAAAGACTATTTGTTTTTTCTAGCCTGAGATTGTTGGTTTTGCTGACGTACTTTTTGAGCGTCAGTCTGCTGCTCAGAAGCAAATTCAGTACCATATTGGTTCTGACCTTGTTGAGCTTGTTGGTTTTGTTGTTTCACACGGTTTGCATCTGTACCAGCTTGAGTTTGCTGTTTTTGGTTTTGTTTCGGTTGTTTAGCCATTAATATCACCTCCGCAAAAATTATTGTGCGCAGGTTTACACATTTCATTCGTTTTTTATGTAATATTTTTTCCGGCTAAAAAAAATAAAAAGGCATTTCCCTTTAGAAAGGAAATGCCTTGTCCTAATATTTTCAAATGTATTAGAAGCGTTTTGCTCCAACATAACGCGGGTTCCAATAAGAGTTAGAAAATGAGCTGATTTCTACTCCACGGGAAGATCCAGCGTGGATGAATTGGTTATCTCCCACATAAATTCCAGCATGAGATGCACCGGGCTTGTATGTCTCGAAGAATACAAGGTCTCCCACTTGAAGGTTAGATTTACTTACAGAAGCTCCGCGGCTGTCAGCATACATCGATGCAACCGTACGAGGGAGATCTGTACCTGCTTTACTGAATACATACTGTAAGAAACCGCTGCAGTCGAATCCAGATGGTGAAGTTCCGCCCCATACGTATGGAGTACCAATGTGCTGCTTAGCAATTGAAATCAGATCAGAGCTTGAGCTGCTTGGAGCTTTGGATACTTTCTCATAAGATTTTTCAGATTCCGTGTTTGAACTTGAGTTATTTGAGGAACTATTATTAGAAGTTCCTTTTAGTGTTA
This window of the Halobacillus sp. Marseille-Q1614 genome carries:
- a CDS encoding ABC transporter ATP-binding protein, with the translated sequence MDSIKRYLKFVKPYKGKIIITIIIGLVKFSIPLLMPLIIKYVIDDIIGAEGMADSEKINQLLLLMGGAFFLFLILRPPIEYVRQYLAQWIGSKILYDVRGKLFDHIQRLSLGFYSRTKTGEIISRVIHDVEQTKTFVITGLMNIWLDMFTIVIAVIIMLTMDPWLTLVSIALFPLYGFAVKYFYARLRSLTRDRSQALAEVQGHLHERVQGVPVTRSFALEDYEQEQFDTRNSNFLDKALKHTNWNAYTYSVTNTITDLAPLLVVLFAGYQVIGGAMTIGTMVAFTGYMDRVYSPLRRLVNSATVLTQSIASMDRVFEFMDEDYDIVDKKGAPPLKQVHGHVSFKDVSFRYEDGDPEVLKHVNLEVEKGETIAFVGMSGGGKSTLVSLIPRFYDVTSGQISIDGQDIKDVQARTLRDQIGMVLQDNILFSDSIEMNIRMGNPEASDEEVIEAAKAANAHDFIMELPNGYDTLVGERGVKLSGGQKQRIAIARVFLKNPPLLILDEATSALDLESESLIQNALERLASDRTTFIVAHRLATITHASRIVHIENGEIVEVGTHEELIQQKGHYYDLYQVQQLDDTPTEYMGT
- the perR gene encoding peroxide-responsive transcriptional repressor PerR, with amino-acid sequence MAVSDHRLQEAIDTLKDSGVRITPQRHAVLEYLLNAMTHPTADDIYKALESKFPNMSVATVYNNLRVFKEIGLVRELTYGDSSSRFDCNTSDHYHAICESCGKIVDFHYPSLNEVESLAEQVTGFTVSHHRMEVYGTCSECKTKAAH
- a CDS encoding nucleotidyltransferase-like protein, whose amino-acid sequence is MEDLLRPIYQERASQADTLGILLIEKTKPISPVTDNFDVILFIIVKQADDPWFVKHYEFENKSAAMHVVSEEKLQHWIETSSYRRAVEWVINGSIVFERNEYVSDLKEELRSFPTPTRDLKKAIEFAKLIRSYTESKDLFEAGQHLDAFSRMVHSLHYLARLAIIEKGFHPEVTVWNQVKKIEPEIYKFYEELIMSKETTEKRVQLMTLAVEHAISIRASTSAKHLLNLMGERREPWSFGELKTHPEIKEYALDLSSMIEYLVEKELVEVILQDTKGVFIYHRMYKLSNV
- a CDS encoding glutamate-1-semialdehyde 2,1-aminomutase, with product MNFTQSELLYDEAQKHIVGGVNSPSRAYKGVGGGTPVYMERGEGAYFYDVDGQKYIDYLGAYGPIITGHAHPHITEAITKAAQNGVLYGTPTVLENRFAKMLKDAIPSLDKVRFVNSGTEAVMTTIRVARAYTGRNKIIKFAGCYHGHSDLVLVAAGSGPSTLGTPDSAGVPASIAQDVITVPFNDIEPFKEALRRYGDEIAGILVEPIVGNFGIVEPKEHFLQQVNDLAHEAGALVIYDEVITAFRFTYGSAQQLLGIEPDMTAMGKIIGGGLPIGAYGGRTDIMEQVAPLGPAYQAGTMAGNPASMSAGIACLEVLREEGVYEKMDRLGAMLEKGILKSAEKHKITVTVNRLKGALTVYFTEEKVENYEQAENTNGEQFARFFKLMLNQGINLAPSKYEAWFLTTAHKEEDIKQTLEAVDQSFKQMSEEG
- a CDS encoding D-2-hydroxyacid dehydrogenase; the encoded protein is MYILSAIKRVPEEIKQSFLEKFGDVEFAFCHGIEEAEQHLPKADVFLTYGEDLTNERIEKAENLRWIMVLSAGMDRMPFKKIEEQNILVTNVRGIHAKPMAEYAISMLLQVSRNAKTLWQRERDHKWDRRVPMTELNHQTLVCLGTGAIAQETARLAKAFQMKTIGVSRSGSDQPHFDEVYTVEEFDRALSHADYCVAVLPSTPETSYMLQKQHFKMMAEHAVFLNMGRGDLVKSKAVLEAVREGFIAHAVLDVFEEEPLPEDHPFWEEENVTVTPHLSGISPQYLPRAFEVFERNLTAYLSNEAMENVIDPKRGY
- a CDS encoding YgzB family protein, which translates into the protein MELQYKSKINKIRSFAFWLIFLGIGVMYIGLLFKETPWAMALFMILGMGFVGLSTVVYFWIGMLSTKTIQIICPTCEKPTKMLGRVDACMHCKQPLTMDKKLEGEEFDEKYNTKRYQKQEAKQRT
- the bcp gene encoding thioredoxin-dependent thiol peroxidase, coding for MTVEVGQKAPGFELKANNGETVKLSDYQGKNVVLYFYPKDMTPGCTTEACDFRDHHESFEDVDAVILGVSPDPVESHEKFIDKHDLPFLLLADEDHKVAEEFGVWKLKKNFGKEYYGIERSTFIIDKEGNLAEEYRKVKVKGHVEAALEYIRENLS
- a CDS encoding two pore domain potassium channel family protein, which gives rise to MLSLTVTFLSLVLIIGSIRQLFTSLEIDHHMFSYQIFMTLVLLYTIVTIGFGLIYATLSMQGVEVFARSLYHYSYSWVNEVEKGIYFSGVTLFTVGYGDMMPIGVGRWIALCEAVIGYTIPAALVAKVWQSSK
- a CDS encoding gamma-type small acid-soluble spore protein, which produces MAKQPKQNQKQQTQAGTDANRVKQQNQQAQQGQNQYGTEFASEQQTDAQKVRQQNQQSQARKNK
- a CDS encoding cob(I)yrinic acid a,c-diamide adenosyltransferase codes for the protein MRIYTRSGDKGETSLIYGARVPKNDKRVEAYGTCDEANSSIGVALSHLLKEDWEGKEAFLSAMQKIQTILFHVGAELATPKGKDVTWQLKKEHIDELENFIDQWDEHLTPLKNFILPSGHEASAGFHMARTIVRRAERCAVALEDEVNPLVVSYLNRLSDLLFVAARYVNQQLGGQEWPLHPDV
- a CDS encoding aromatic acid exporter family protein, translated to MKLGARMMKTGLAAAVALYIASLFGFFSPLLAAIAAVFSIQPSIYRSYQSIVEQIQGNIIGAVIAVIAVFTLGNDPFIVAFAIIIVIGVTMNLKMNENTISLAAVAVIALMDSTDQTFIYFAASRLSSLLLGILAAFIVNLVFLPPRYETRLFSKVDSATNDILQWLRVTTRQLSDEPALKYEITRIQDNIRWLDHTYLLYSEERTYFKGARFSKGRKLVLFRQLITTTKKSFDVLKAFHRLEHKIEQIPLDFQDTLVKELDKLINAHEKLLLSLKGRIKQTHRQSLRQIEEPDITLVVDQLMKVYEESNSTDKLIFLPLASQLMEYYEQLEKLKRLLKSYQKYHPGTYIQTAEK
- a CDS encoding DUF402 domain-containing protein, whose product is MPGPESGIRTEIQSYKHNGKLHRVWESTTVLKGTKNVIIGANDRTRVHESDGRSWVTREPAICYFHSKHWFNVIGMLRTDGVYYYCNISSPFIYEDKIIKYIDYDLDVKVFPDMTYKLLDEDEYQLHKRQMNYPHVLDRILYNNVETLVRWVRQRKGPFSPEFIDQWYERYLTYR